DNA from Physeter macrocephalus isolate SW-GA unplaced genomic scaffold, ASM283717v5 random_502, whole genome shotgun sequence:
CCCCACAGGTAAAGCTGCCGACCCACGTTCATTAGCATCAACTATGACCCAGGCAAGGTGCTTGGCAgacatgagcttttttttttaacatcattattgcaGTATAATatctttacattgctgtgttagtttctgctttataacgaagtgaaacagctatacgtatacatatatccccatatctcctccctcttgtgtctccctcccaccctccctatcccacccctctgggtggtcacaaagcactgagctgatctccctgtgctatgcagctgcttcccaccagctgttttacatttggtagtgtatatatgtccacgccactctctcacttcatcccagcttacccttccccctccccgtgtccactCTCtccgtctgcgtctttattcctgtcctgcccctaggttcttcataaccattttttttttttagattccatatatatgtgttcgcatacggtatttgtttttctcttcctgacttacttcactctgtatgacagactctagggccatccacctccctacagataactcagtttcgtttctttttatggctgagcaatattgcattgtatatatatgtgccacatcttctttatccattcatccagacATGAGCTTTTGAATGATCAAAATGTTAGTTGAGATTATTaatatctccactttacagatgggtgAACTGGGTCTCAAAAAGATCAAGCAACTCGCCCAAGCCCTCCCATCTGCTTCTTCTTTGCATCTTTGCTCTGTTTCACACCAAGCTGTCTTGGTCTCTAACTGCTCTGTGCaacaggggaggaggtgggactaTCTCCAGCAGACCCAGCCCCTAAGCCAACCACCCAGGGACTCAAGCTCCTTCCAGGCCTCAGGGTCCCTCTTCCAGACCCTTGGTGACCCAAGACCTCAGTTGTTCCAGGACACCAGTGGCAGCTCAGCTAATCAGAGCCAGCTGGTTGGTGGTCCCAGCCCCTGTGGCTAGAACTCTGACGCTCAGGATTCCATCTCCTGGGGAAACCAATACAGGCAGTCTGGAATTAGGGAGCCTGGCAGTTGGCTTTTTTCTCataggaaagaaataattattaggtAAATAAGCCTGGTGTTTCCCAGTTGGTAAGATTTCCTGCCTGGGAGAGGCGTTCTGGTGTCAATCCACAGACAAACTTTGAAATTCCAGTACCGTGGCTTCAGGGCTTTGGggcttgggcaagtcccttaaacTCCGGCCTTTTCTGACCTCATCTTCCTGGAGATAACACAGCCTCACTGTCAGGGTGGTGATAAGATTTTAAGACACCGCATGTAAATTACTGGAACACATTGGGTGTTCAAGAAATAATGAATAATCATGGGGTCCCCCCCCTCCATTTTTCCTGGAAAAAGTATTCAAACTTGAAACTGATGATGACAGACCCTTCTCGGAAGCCCTTCCACCTTCCTACTGTGGAATCTTGAGGATCCAGGGGTTCCTGTGCCCCACCCTCCATGACCTAACTTGAGCGGGGAGGGACCAGCTGAGACCGGAACGGAATGGAACGGGCGCATCCACTCGGAACATTTTAACACTCAAACGGGGCTCTCCGCTTGGTCTGCGCTTGGGGCGGATTAGCCAACGAGGCACAATCAGACCACTGCATGTGTGTCTCCTCCGCGGcgatttctctttctgccttagtCGTTCAAGTGTACGAGAAACCTCTTCGCTCCTAGCAAATGCGAGCCCTCACTTTCCTCTACGCGGGGCGGCGGGAAGGCAGCGCTCCCCTCGGCACTTTATGGGGCTGCCAGGTGGGTTACAGGTGCGGTCACAGGGGACCTCCCCAACTTCGCGCGAGGCTGGCCCCTTTCCCACGCTTCCCAGATGAGGCGCGGGAAATGGCCCAAACCTGCGTCTCCAAGCGCCGCGGGATCGCACAGCTCCTTCAGGCTTGGCCTTGACCTCCCTCTGCAACTCTCTAGGGGGCTCCCGACGGAAAGCCGCGGAGCCGCACAACCCCTGCCCTCATGCTGAAGACTAACTCCGCGTCCCGCGCGTCTCCCCCTGCACCCCGTCCGGTGCTCTGGGTCAAGGGCGCGGCGAGAACTTTGCCACAAGCGGCGGCCCGATCCCGGCCGGGAGCGCCCCCGCGCGCCCAGCCCCGGCCCTCCCCCGGCCTGCGGCCGCGCCGCCCTCCCCTCCCGGCGCGCACCTACCCGGCTGGCTGCAGTCGCCATCCGCTCGAACGGAGGGCGCCCCGGCGCGGGGCCGATCGCCGGGCCCCGCCGCGTCCGCACCCGGCTCGCAGGCTGTCGGTCGCGGGGGGCGCGCCggcccagcccccgccccgcaGGAAGGCGCCGGCTCGCCCTGAGCCGCGAGCTGGCGGACGCGCTCCCAGGTGCCGGAGTCGGCCGCCCGCATGCCGCGTGCCCGAGGGGCGCTGCCCGCGGCGGCGCGGGGGGCTCCGACGGCGGGCGCCGGGCTCACAGCCCCCGGGGTCGCCGCCGCATCGGGGCGCAGCCGAGCGccggccccgccgcccgcccgcgcGCGCGCGCCGGACCTGGTCCCTCCGTCTCGCCGGACGCCGGGAGGTCCGCGGCCGCCGCACACGAAGAATTCGGCCTCCGAGCCTCTCACGTGGGAAAGACTCTCGCTCGCGCGGCTCCTCCTCCCGCTCCTTCCGGGCAGGCGAGGGCCGCCgctcgccccgcccccggccccgcccccggcccctccgCGGCGCCCAGACTCGCCCCAAGGCCCGGGGGAGGGCCGCGTCGCCCCTTTTTAAGCCCGGCCCTGGCCTCTCGGTGCATCCCCAGCATGGTCATTCCTGGAGAAACTCAGGGTTAGAAAGATGGCCAGTGTCACAGGGGTGGGGAGTGACAGGCCTGAATCCAGGTCTTTGAAAACCGCAAGTGTGTGCATCAAGGGGCAGCTGCCTGGTACCCCACTTTGCATGTGTCTGTCTACTCTTCTGATACCCTTGCGACAGCCTGCCAAAGAGCTGAAGCCCCAGCAAGTGGCCGGGAGAGGGCGGAAAGAGCGGGCAGGAAAAGGGGTGGGAGCTCTGGGACATCTCCTTCACTCACCTGTACTGTGTGACCAGTCCTTCTTTAAGTGCATACAGTACTGAGCGCAATGGCTGGGCC
Protein-coding regions in this window:
- the LOC129391885 gene encoding kazrin-like; this encodes MRAADSGTWERVRQLAAQGEPAPSCGAGAGPARPPRPTACEPGADAAGPGDRPRAGAPSVRADGDCSQPALLREEVSRLQEEVHLLRQMKEMLMKDLEESQGGKSSEVLAATELRVQLAQKEQEVARAKEALQGE